One Helicobacter cetorum MIT 00-7128 DNA window includes the following coding sequences:
- a CDS encoding RluA family pseudouridine synthase codes for MPFIEEEFKISEPKKALFVVRDILNCSLKEAQRHIDKQRLRVDNKVVKKSQIIQGMVSLTYFKPVNNTQELVFETKDFGVFNKSAQVYTHPKGYFYHKSLLDCIQASFGRGAHPAHRLDYETSGLVLVGKNLQHTKALKALFMQQKVKKTYLALVHGKLIQSLRIDEPILVPQTIQEDLRIRSCISPLGKLAITLVEPLSYNALLDISLIRVTPLTGRTHQIRLHLSYVGHRIIGEGLYGVSDENAREYLKLKRENQAPLLMLHAISLEFNFKNANYKIVSQIPKRFLSFL; via the coding sequence GTGCCTTTTATAGAAGAAGAATTTAAGATTAGTGAGCCCAAGAAAGCACTTTTTGTGGTGCGTGATATTTTAAACTGCTCTTTAAAAGAGGCGCAACGCCATATTGACAAGCAACGATTAAGGGTTGATAATAAGGTTGTTAAAAAATCTCAAATCATTCAAGGCATGGTTAGCTTAACTTATTTTAAGCCTGTAAATAATACTCAAGAGCTTGTTTTTGAGACTAAGGATTTTGGCGTGTTTAATAAAAGCGCTCAAGTCTATACCCACCCTAAGGGCTATTTTTACCATAAGAGTTTGCTAGATTGCATTCAAGCAAGCTTTGGTAGGGGGGCGCACCCTGCTCATAGACTAGATTATGAAACAAGTGGTTTGGTATTAGTAGGTAAGAATTTGCAACATACCAAAGCCTTAAAAGCGCTTTTTATGCAACAAAAAGTTAAAAAAACTTATTTAGCTTTAGTGCATGGCAAGCTTATACAATCATTGCGTATTGATGAGCCTATCTTAGTGCCTCAAACTATCCAAGAGGATTTACGCATTCGCTCTTGTATCTCTCCTTTAGGCAAGCTTGCAATCACGCTTGTTGAGCCACTAAGCTATAACGCTTTACTAGATATTAGCCTAATTAGAGTAACCCCACTTACCGGGCGCACGCACCAAATCCGCTTGCATTTAAGCTATGTGGGGCATAGGATTATAGGCGAGGGGCTTTATGGGGTGAGTGATGAAAATGCGAGAGAGTATTTAAAATTAAAGCGTGAAAATCAAGCGCCCTTACTTATGCTCCATGCAATTAGCTTGGAGTTTAATTTTAAAAATGCAAATTATAAAATCGTTTCACAAATTCCTAAGCGTTTTTTATCTTTTTTATGA
- a CDS encoding TRL domain-containing protein, protein MFKTLFKLGVTAGAMAFLLSGCGSYFGNGYGYVANAQTKSSFSAVGKSCSWKVLGFIPVGKDNSIQDAIKDALKNGGSSLKDMVVQQTLTNYMGVVLKACTVVEGNAK, encoded by the coding sequence ATGTTTAAAACTTTGTTTAAACTAGGAGTAACAGCTGGCGCAATGGCTTTCTTGCTGAGTGGTTGTGGCAGTTATTTTGGGAATGGTTATGGTTATGTAGCTAATGCGCAAACAAAAAGTAGCTTTAGTGCGGTAGGTAAATCTTGCAGTTGGAAAGTATTAGGTTTTATCCCTGTGGGCAAAGATAACAGCATTCAAGATGCTATCAAAGATGCTCTAAAAAATGGTGGTAGCAGTTTAAAAGATATGGTCGTGCAACAAACCTTAACTAATTACATGGGGGTTGTTTTAAAAGCTTGCACTGTTGTTGAGGGAAATGCTAAGTAG
- a CDS encoding relaxase/mobilization nuclease domain-containing protein has product MVATKNNSILEDEEPLFKFEEIKPKKVLRPRTTYTQRLRYALRVANNHIKNNTKPFKSTQKQVVIKNIGNLSIEHTRNAGEYVVKDEEFVLNEFYQEVNLDETLNEWEQDFLITKKHNSKNMAMHLVFSIDEPITEKNLNILQYSVYQTLINHLGYDYPFIIQTHSHQNKPHVHVVLNKTNKLTGKKLHFKSKVECKEFFDDLREDFKDFLFTNSRAELDYSNVPNVEKHLLNIEQEIQELKTKQKETPLNAHSFFDMAFKNFNQALIPLKQQKENLEQQLEILETPTSKTQYNKNLKLLEQHTLTIKKIKDIRDKMFKTLDFKDTFSYVVQNFSVLEKKKALLQSLSSLGKHHYSTPLVRNLNALTNEVKEDSLKIKESTLVVNEYLDFQSLNLKANLFALKKQLNYTKQTQKMLQVLSTNDLPKEEPKQNTPNNDDFTPLFNTLKQREQELLALIKQRALFLITRYQELEKELKDLHNKQSSAFHNKLNDFCANHNSQNLEEDNKLDKLIQRKVRSLNFMQKEILVAKSLGVIENNSTHNKEQNKELEKGQAINNNISFQNKTAPSIKEVLQDKSHSLFNPYTQRKSKDNGKDMF; this is encoded by the coding sequence ATGGTGGCAACCAAAAATAACAGCATTTTAGAAGATGAAGAACCCCTTTTTAAATTTGAAGAAATTAAGCCTAAAAAAGTTTTAAGACCTAGAACTACTTATACCCAAAGATTACGCTACGCTCTAAGAGTAGCCAACAATCATATTAAAAACAATACTAAGCCTTTCAAATCTACTCAAAAACAAGTTGTCATTAAAAATATTGGCAACCTTAGCATAGAGCATACTAGAAACGCTGGGGAATATGTTGTCAAAGATGAAGAATTTGTTTTAAACGAGTTTTATCAAGAAGTTAATTTAGATGAGACCTTAAACGAGTGGGAGCAAGATTTTTTAATCACTAAAAAACATAATTCTAAGAATATGGCAATGCACTTAGTTTTTAGTATAGATGAACCTATTACCGAAAAAAATCTCAACATTTTACAATATTCTGTCTATCAAACCTTAATCAATCATTTAGGCTATGACTACCCTTTCATTATCCAAACACACTCCCACCAAAACAAGCCCCATGTGCATGTTGTTTTAAATAAAACCAATAAACTCACAGGCAAGAAACTCCATTTTAAAAGCAAAGTTGAATGCAAAGAATTTTTTGATGATTTAAGAGAAGACTTTAAAGATTTTTTATTCACTAATTCTAGGGCGGAATTAGACTATTCTAATGTCCCCAATGTTGAAAAGCATTTGCTCAATATTGAACAAGAAATCCAAGAGCTAAAAACCAAACAAAAAGAAACTCCGCTAAACGCTCATAGTTTTTTTGACATGGCTTTTAAAAACTTCAATCAAGCCCTAATACCCCTTAAACAACAAAAAGAAAATTTAGAACAACAATTAGAAATATTAGAGACCCCAACTTCAAAAACACAATACAACAAAAACTTAAAATTACTAGAGCAACACACCTTAACGATAAAAAAGATTAAAGACATTAGAGACAAGATGTTTAAAACATTAGATTTTAAAGATACCTTTAGCTATGTTGTGCAAAATTTTAGTGTGTTAGAAAAGAAAAAAGCGTTGTTGCAATCTCTTTCTAGTTTGGGCAAACACCACTATTCTACTCCCCTAGTAAGAAATCTAAACGCCTTAACAAATGAAGTCAAAGAGGATAGCCTTAAAATTAAAGAAAGCACTCTTGTTGTTAACGAGTATTTGGATTTTCAATCTTTGAATTTAAAAGCCAATCTATTCGCCTTAAAAAAACAGCTCAATTACACCAAACAAACACAAAAAATGCTACAAGTTTTATCTACAAATGATTTACCCAAAGAAGAGCCTAAGCAAAACACACCAAATAACGATGATTTTACTCCACTATTCAACACTCTTAAACAAAGGGAACAAGAACTATTAGCCCTTATTAAGCAGAGAGCTTTATTCTTAATCACAAGGTATCAAGAGCTAGAAAAAGAACTAAAAGATTTGCACAATAAGCAGAGCTCGGCATTCCATAATAAACTGAATGACTTTTGCGCCAATCACAACAGCCAAAACCTTGAAGAAGACAACAAATTAGACAAACTTATTCAAAGAAAAGTGAGAAGTTTGAATTTTATGCAAAAAGAAATTTTAGTTGCTAAATCTTTGGGAGTTATAGAAAACAATTCTACACACAACAAAGAGCAAAACAAGGAGCTAGAAAAAGGACAAGCCATAAACAACAATATCTCATTCCAAAATAAGACTGCACCAAGCATTAAAGAGGTATTGCAAGATAAAAGCCACTCTCTTTTTAACCCCTATACCCAAAGAAAATCAAAGGATAATGGCAAAGATATGTTCTAA
- a CDS encoding ParA family protein, with the protein MTITIANEKGGSGKSTLCLNLAIQLLLNQKDVVALDTDNQKSLEVFADIRSGTNLPQFTLFNLNRTSNITDTLSQMVKKYEYVLIDTKGENSKESQKAMLLSDIVLIPTTPSQLDIAVLLEMLERVSNIQALNENLKVYIVMNRIPTIPKLKEKKALIDFIKENNTNESVFLMDSILSERIAYMRSVSEGFGVMEYGNSKAKKEWEFFYKELENYLNLEMKEQ; encoded by the coding sequence ATGACCATAACCATTGCAAACGAAAAAGGAGGCTCTGGCAAAAGCACTTTGTGTCTAAATTTAGCCATACAGCTTTTATTGAATCAAAAAGATGTGGTAGCCCTAGATACTGATAATCAAAAAAGTTTAGAGGTATTTGCTGATATTAGGAGTGGGACTAATTTGCCACAATTCACGCTTTTTAATCTTAATCGCACAAGCAACATTACCGACACTCTATCGCAAATGGTTAAAAAGTATGAGTATGTTTTAATAGACACCAAAGGTGAAAATAGCAAAGAGAGTCAAAAAGCCATGCTATTAAGCGATATTGTGCTAATTCCTACCACACCTAGCCAACTAGACATAGCGGTGCTACTAGAAATGCTAGAAAGAGTAAGCAATATTCAAGCGCTCAATGAAAATTTAAAAGTCTATATTGTAATGAACCGCATTCCTACTATTCCAAAACTCAAAGAGAAAAAGGCTCTCATTGACTTTATCAAAGAAAACAATACAAATGAAAGTGTGTTCTTAATGGATAGTATATTAAGCGAAAGGATAGCCTACATGCGTTCTGTTTCAGAAGGCTTTGGAGTTATGGAATATGGTAATAGCAAAGCTAAAAAGGAGTGGGAGTTCTTTTATAAAGAGCTAGAGAACTATTTAAATTTAGAGATGAAGGAACAATGA
- a CDS encoding tyrosine-type recombinase/integrase, with protein sequence MILLKELLQAIKEYADFKSKCFSKYNVKDLQQYQSIQAKIKEAKSIEELNEIRNKLVNLGCKSMLNLGVLTHFFNYIKNNRKEIKVKELRLLQESHVINFLYTLSITYKSSSMMNFKINMGTFFKFLDKHKKMNFDFTLKVALGKHKNLPKFLPKEQFFNYIDYLKSLPCKKDFEKRSRLIALIVAYSGLRTIEIKNLKLDNIQSDDCNYIFSIRGKGNKERITLIKKELIEPFLKEWLNSKTRNRKTTANEPFKGATIRHFLNKTLKEIGLLSHFKGVGLHMLRHSFGSYIYGETKDLILTQNALGHSNLETTKIYIHTNSDYGRVVANLF encoded by the coding sequence ATGATTTTATTAAAAGAGTTACTACAAGCTATTAAGGAGTATGCGGACTTTAAGTCCAAATGTTTTTCAAAATATAATGTAAAAGACCTGCAACAATACCAAAGTATTCAAGCAAAAATTAAAGAGGCAAAAAGCATAGAGGAGTTAAATGAAATTAGAAATAAACTTGTTAATCTAGGTTGTAAATCTATGCTCAATTTAGGTGTTTTAACCCACTTTTTTAATTACATCAAGAATAACCGCAAAGAGATAAAGGTCAAAGAGCTACGCTTGCTACAAGAAAGCCATGTGATAAACTTTCTATACACCTTGAGCATAACTTACAAATCTTCTTCTATGATGAACTTCAAAATCAATATGGGAACTTTTTTTAAATTTTTAGACAAACACAAGAAAATGAATTTTGATTTCACATTAAAAGTAGCATTAGGAAAGCATAAGAATTTGCCTAAATTTTTACCCAAAGAACAATTTTTTAACTATATAGACTATCTAAAAAGTCTTCCTTGTAAAAAAGATTTTGAAAAAAGAAGTCGGCTTATAGCTTTAATTGTGGCATATAGTGGGTTGCGCACCATTGAGATTAAAAATCTTAAACTTGATAATATTCAAAGTGATGATTGTAACTATATTTTTTCTATTAGAGGTAAAGGCAATAAAGAAAGAATTACTTTAATTAAAAAGGAACTTATAGAACCCTTTTTGAAAGAATGGCTCAATTCTAAAACTAGAAATAGAAAAACTACTGCCAATGAACCTTTTAAGGGGGCTACCATAAGACATTTTCTAAACAAAACCTTAAAAGAGATTGGATTGCTTAGTCATTTTAAAGGCGTTGGGTTGCATATGTTAAGGCATTCCTTTGGGAGCTACATATATGGAGAAACTAAAGATTTAATCCTTACGCAAAATGCTTTGGGTCATTCCAATTTAGAAACTACCAAAATCTATATCCACACTAATAGCGATTATGGAAGAGTCGTAGCCAACCTATTCTGA